In Streptomyces violaceusniger Tu 4113, one DNA window encodes the following:
- a CDS encoding aldehyde dehydrogenase (NADP(+)) — MTDATNAQVLAHKLDAAADAFEQWSRLQSADRAPFLEAIASALEEAAPKLVTIADEETSLGQPRLRNEMVRTVFQLRLFAEVVTRGEYLGAAIDRADPAWPMGPRPDLRRVLEPLGPVVVFAASNFPFAFSVAGGDTASALAAGCPVVVKAHSGHPRLSAATAEVVHHALRSAGAPDGLFDVVFGTEAGRAAIVDSRVKAGAFTGSIEAGRTLFDLATGRPEPIPFFGELGSVNPVFVTEAAAERRGPEIVSEFAGSFTLGAGQFCTKPGILLVPAAAKLVDRLPGAVPGEALALLNDRIRTSYASAVRELRDTAGVRVVVSGDHAAADPSPTVLCTTSAELLGDPEALIREVFGPAALVVEYAEESELLDVAKVIDGQLTASIQGEDDDTIAAELIRLLAAKAGRVLWNQWPTGVSVTYAQQHGGPYPATTAPGTTSVGTEAISRFLRPVAYQGVPQHLLPPALRDANPLGIPQRAS, encoded by the coding sequence ATGACCGATGCGACCAATGCACAGGTCCTGGCGCATAAACTCGACGCCGCAGCAGACGCGTTCGAGCAGTGGAGCCGCCTCCAGTCGGCCGACCGGGCCCCGTTTCTCGAGGCCATCGCCTCCGCACTCGAAGAGGCCGCGCCGAAGCTCGTGACGATCGCGGACGAGGAGACGTCCCTCGGGCAGCCCCGGCTGCGGAACGAAATGGTCCGTACGGTGTTCCAGCTACGGCTCTTCGCCGAGGTGGTGACGCGGGGGGAATACCTCGGGGCCGCGATCGACCGCGCCGACCCCGCGTGGCCGATGGGCCCGCGGCCCGATCTGCGCCGGGTGCTCGAACCACTCGGTCCCGTGGTCGTCTTCGCCGCGAGCAACTTCCCGTTCGCGTTCAGCGTGGCGGGCGGGGACACCGCCTCGGCGCTCGCGGCGGGCTGCCCGGTCGTGGTCAAGGCCCACTCCGGCCACCCCAGGCTCTCGGCCGCCACGGCGGAGGTGGTGCACCACGCACTGCGGTCCGCGGGCGCACCCGATGGGCTCTTCGACGTGGTCTTCGGTACGGAGGCGGGCCGGGCCGCCATCGTGGACTCGCGGGTGAAGGCGGGCGCGTTCACCGGATCGATCGAGGCGGGCCGGACGCTTTTCGACCTCGCCACGGGCCGTCCGGAGCCCATACCGTTCTTCGGCGAACTCGGCAGCGTCAACCCGGTGTTCGTGACGGAGGCCGCCGCCGAGCGGCGCGGGCCCGAGATCGTCTCGGAGTTCGCCGGCTCGTTCACGCTCGGCGCCGGACAGTTCTGCACCAAGCCCGGCATCCTGCTGGTCCCGGCCGCGGCCAAGCTGGTGGACCGGCTTCCCGGCGCGGTTCCGGGCGAGGCGTTGGCGTTGCTCAACGATCGCATCCGGACCTCCTATGCGAGTGCGGTGCGGGAGTTGCGCGATACGGCCGGGGTGCGGGTCGTGGTGAGTGGCGACCACGCCGCCGCCGATCCGTCGCCGACGGTGCTGTGCACGACCTCGGCCGAACTCCTCGGTGACCCCGAGGCGCTCATACGCGAGGTGTTCGGACCGGCCGCGCTGGTCGTCGAGTACGCGGAGGAGAGCGAACTGCTCGACGTGGCGAAGGTCATCGACGGACAACTGACCGCGTCCATCCAGGGCGAGGACGACGACACCATCGCAGCGGAGTTGATCAGGCTCCTGGCCGCCAAGGCCGGACGTGTGCTCTGGAACCAGTGGCCCACGGGCGTGTCGGTCACCTATGCCCAGCAGCACGGCGGCCCCTACCCGGCCACCACCGCGCCGGGTACGACTTCGGTAGGGACCGAGGCCATCTCCCGGTTCCTGCGGCCGGTCGCCTATCAGGGCGTGCCGCAGCACCTGCTGCCGCCCGCCCTGCGCGACGCCAACCCGCTCGGGATCCCCCAACGGGCCTCCTGA
- a CDS encoding alpha-hydroxy acid oxidase, translating to MTVTGTQPQAASAAPKRPRVARQRPRWTELREVLQLRRPTLNPVERRLGAALTIGDLRAVAVRTTPRAVFDYVDGAADAELTARRSRAAFAAVELVPEYLSPVDHPDLSTRLFGREIAMPLIFAPTGYTRMMHHEGEAAVARVAARHGLPYALSTVGTSTVEDVAAAAPGGEHWFQLYLTRNERLNAELLDRALAAGFTTVVLTVDTPVAGRHPKDMRNGLTIPPSLTLRTLFGMARYPSWALNKLTTAPITFASLSGMGGGVSGVSGDTIDAVRVADVVFEPTLSYEHLAWLRAHWPYRLLVKGVLSPRDARRVVEGGADGVIVSNHGGRQLDRTPATLTVLPGIREELGPDATVILDSGVTHGQDILAARALGADAVMIGRAYLYGLMAGGERGVERAVTILREEYARSLQLLGLKASDAIARHHLRMP from the coding sequence ATGACAGTGACCGGCACCCAGCCCCAAGCGGCATCCGCAGCCCCCAAGCGGCCTCGTGTGGCGCGGCAGCGACCCCGGTGGACCGAGCTCCGGGAGGTTCTGCAACTGCGCCGGCCGACCCTCAATCCGGTCGAGCGGCGGCTCGGGGCCGCGCTGACCATCGGCGATCTGCGCGCGGTGGCGGTGCGCACGACCCCGCGTGCGGTGTTCGACTACGTCGACGGCGCGGCCGACGCGGAGCTGACCGCGCGGCGCAGCAGGGCGGCGTTCGCGGCGGTCGAACTCGTGCCGGAGTACCTGTCGCCGGTCGACCATCCGGACCTGTCCACGCGGCTGTTCGGCCGCGAGATCGCGATGCCGCTGATCTTCGCGCCGACCGGTTACACCCGGATGATGCACCACGAGGGTGAGGCGGCGGTCGCGCGCGTGGCCGCCCGCCACGGCCTGCCCTACGCCCTGTCCACCGTGGGCACCTCGACCGTCGAGGACGTCGCCGCGGCGGCTCCCGGCGGCGAACACTGGTTCCAGCTCTACCTGACCCGGAACGAGCGCCTCAACGCGGAGCTTCTCGACCGCGCGCTCGCGGCCGGGTTCACCACCGTGGTCCTCACCGTCGACACACCGGTGGCGGGCCGGCACCCGAAGGACATGCGCAACGGCCTCACGATCCCGCCCTCGCTCACCCTGCGGACGCTGTTCGGGATGGCCCGCTACCCCTCCTGGGCGCTGAACAAGCTGACCACAGCCCCGATCACGTTCGCGTCGCTGAGTGGCATGGGTGGCGGTGTGAGTGGCGTGAGCGGCGACACGATCGACGCCGTGCGGGTCGCCGACGTCGTCTTCGAACCGACGCTGAGCTACGAGCACCTGGCATGGCTGCGCGCCCACTGGCCGTACCGGTTGCTGGTCAAGGGGGTCCTCAGCCCGCGCGACGCGCGCCGCGTCGTCGAGGGGGGCGCGGACGGCGTGATCGTGTCCAACCACGGCGGGCGGCAGCTCGACCGCACACCGGCCACCCTCACGGTGCTGCCCGGGATACGCGAGGAGCTCGGCCCTGACGCCACGGTCATCCTCGACAGCGGTGTCACACACGGTCAGGACATCCTCGCCGCGCGGGCACTCGGGGCGGACGCGGTCATGATCGGCCGGGCCTATCTGTACGGCCTGATGGCCGGTGGCGAGCGGGGCGTGGAGCGTGCCGTCACGATCCTGCGCGAGGAGTACGCACGCAGCCTGCAACTGCTCGGCCTGAAGGCGAGCGATGCCATCGCGCGGCATCACCTCCGCATGCCTTGA
- a CDS encoding SDR family oxidoreductase, producing MQLGLAGKTALICASTSGLGRATARALAEEGVTVVVTGRSGERAKEVAGELPNAVGVGCDLVADGGAERLLTAAREAVGDLDILVLNGPGPTPGPARAIDTAGVEQAIATLVTPQQILVRGTLPAMVEKGWGRILSISSTSVQAPLPNLSLSNLGRAALAGYLKTLAAEVAAHGVTVNSLLPGRIATPRARQIDEAAAQRTGQSLDEVEAASKATIPAGRYGDPAEFGAVAAFLCSTQAAYVTGSALRCDGGMVPTL from the coding sequence ATGCAACTCGGTCTGGCAGGCAAAACCGCCCTCATCTGTGCGTCCACCTCCGGTCTCGGCCGGGCGACCGCCCGGGCCCTGGCGGAGGAAGGCGTCACCGTCGTGGTCACGGGCCGCTCGGGCGAACGGGCCAAGGAGGTGGCGGGCGAGCTGCCCAACGCGGTCGGCGTGGGCTGCGACCTGGTCGCGGACGGCGGCGCGGAGCGGCTCCTCACGGCGGCCCGCGAGGCCGTCGGCGACCTCGACATCCTCGTACTGAACGGGCCGGGGCCAACGCCCGGACCCGCCCGCGCCATCGACACCGCCGGGGTCGAGCAGGCCATCGCCACGCTGGTGACACCCCAGCAGATCCTGGTGCGGGGCACCCTGCCCGCCATGGTCGAGAAGGGGTGGGGCCGCATCCTGAGCATCAGCTCGACGAGCGTGCAGGCGCCCCTGCCGAACCTTTCGCTGTCCAACCTCGGGCGGGCCGCGCTCGCCGGATACCTCAAAACCCTCGCCGCCGAAGTCGCCGCCCACGGCGTGACGGTCAACTCCCTGCTTCCCGGGCGCATCGCCACCCCGCGCGCCCGGCAGATCGACGAGGCCGCCGCCCAGCGCACCGGCCAGTCACTGGACGAGGTCGAGGCCGCGTCCAAGGCCACGATCCCGGCCGGGCGCTACGGCGACCCCGCTGAGTTCGGCGCCGTCGCCGCGTTTCTGTGCAGCACCCAGGCCGCGTACGTCACGGGCAGTGCCCTGCGGTGTGACGGCGGCATGGTGCCAACTCTCTGA
- a CDS encoding MFS transporter produces the protein MSHIPVTDTATDARAGQSPVAPRAASAIRRTALAGMIGTTIEWYDFYIYGLAAALVFGTEFFPDFSPAAGTLAAFATFAVGFIARPLGGVIFGHFGDRVGRKNALMLTLFLMGAATVIVGLLPGFQTIGIWAPILLVTLRFLQGFAVGGEWGGAVTMVVESSPRDRRGFYGSLPQMGVPLGLVLSSTVFAAVSTLPDDDLLAWGWRIPFLLSIVLIAVGLFLRSRITETQTFVQVKASGRARKMPAMEAFRHHGKAIALTVGMYVSAGVPFYIVSVFVLSYGSSHLGLSRSVLLTGMLIAAVAEALTVPCFGALSDRWGRRPVFLSAAAFTAVLAFPFFWLLATGQTGLAWLAMLLALAVAHAGMYAPTAALYAELFPANVRYTGTSIGYQLGGVVAGFVPLVAGALVNAADGASWPIAAIWAGAALIGLVCALIVRESRGRDLHPHHDT, from the coding sequence ATGAGCCATATTCCCGTCACCGACACAGCAACCGACGCCAGAGCCGGCCAGTCCCCCGTGGCTCCCCGGGCCGCCTCCGCCATCCGCCGAACGGCCCTGGCGGGCATGATCGGCACCACGATCGAGTGGTACGACTTCTACATCTACGGCCTCGCCGCGGCACTGGTCTTCGGCACGGAGTTCTTTCCCGACTTCTCACCGGCGGCCGGCACGCTGGCCGCGTTCGCCACCTTCGCGGTCGGCTTCATCGCCCGCCCGCTCGGCGGAGTGATCTTCGGTCACTTCGGGGACCGCGTGGGGCGCAAGAACGCGCTCATGCTCACGCTGTTCCTGATGGGCGCGGCGACCGTCATCGTCGGCCTGCTGCCGGGCTTCCAGACCATCGGCATCTGGGCGCCCATCCTGCTGGTCACGCTGCGCTTCCTCCAGGGCTTCGCGGTCGGCGGTGAGTGGGGCGGCGCGGTGACCATGGTCGTGGAGTCCTCGCCACGGGACCGGCGCGGCTTCTACGGGAGCCTGCCGCAGATGGGTGTGCCGCTGGGGCTGGTGCTCTCGTCGACCGTGTTCGCGGCGGTCTCCACGCTGCCCGATGACGACCTCCTCGCCTGGGGCTGGCGCATCCCCTTCCTGCTCAGCATCGTGCTGATCGCGGTCGGACTGTTCCTCCGTTCGCGCATCACCGAGACACAGACGTTCGTCCAGGTGAAGGCGTCGGGGCGGGCGCGCAAGATGCCGGCCATGGAGGCGTTCCGCCACCACGGGAAGGCGATCGCCCTCACCGTCGGCATGTATGTCTCGGCCGGTGTCCCCTTCTACATCGTCTCGGTTTTCGTGCTGTCCTACGGCTCATCCCACCTTGGTCTCTCGCGGAGTGTGCTGCTGACCGGGATGCTCATCGCGGCGGTGGCCGAGGCGCTGACGGTGCCCTGCTTCGGCGCGCTGTCGGACCGATGGGGCCGGCGGCCCGTGTTCCTGAGCGCCGCCGCGTTCACGGCCGTTCTCGCCTTCCCGTTCTTCTGGCTGCTGGCGACCGGGCAGACGGGGCTCGCCTGGCTGGCCATGCTGCTCGCGCTCGCCGTGGCGCACGCGGGGATGTACGCGCCCACCGCGGCGCTGTACGCGGAACTGTTCCCCGCGAACGTCCGGTACACCGGTACGTCGATCGGCTATCAACTCGGCGGTGTCGTGGCCGGGTTCGTGCCGCTCGTGGCGGGCGCACTCGTCAACGCGGCCGACGGCGCCTCGTGGCCGATCGCCGCCATCTGGGCGGGAGCGGCACTGATCGGGCTGGTCTGCGCGCTGATCGTCCGGGAATCCCGGGGCCGCGATCTGCACCCCCACCACGACACCTGA
- a CDS encoding N-acyl homoserine lactonase family protein, giving the protein MTANKVHVLSCGAMSCDLTWLLLKAGRTMRTRTEHQRPPEWYSCTTHCVLVETPGGTLLWDTSCPRDWETRWAPTGLQEYFPYDRVSDEEYLDARLGQLGVQPQDIDYLVLSHLHFDHAGNIGMFTGTGAKLVCHEREKEFAFGFDGAFNGAHLKADYAACDFDTVSGDTEILPGVTLIEAPGHTPGTMAMKVELPETGTMLFTSDAVYMGDSYGPPATPAAIVNDLSAWYGSVEKLRGIAEQSDATVVFGHDAEQLRSMRLAPSGFYA; this is encoded by the coding sequence ATGACCGCCAACAAAGTCCACGTACTGAGCTGCGGAGCGATGAGCTGCGATCTGACGTGGCTGCTGCTCAAGGCCGGCCGTACGATGCGGACGCGCACCGAGCACCAGCGGCCGCCCGAGTGGTACTCCTGCACCACCCACTGCGTCCTCGTGGAAACCCCCGGGGGCACCCTGCTGTGGGACACAAGCTGTCCCCGCGACTGGGAGACCCGCTGGGCCCCGACCGGTCTGCAGGAGTACTTCCCCTACGACCGGGTGAGCGACGAGGAGTATCTCGACGCGCGGCTCGGCCAGCTCGGCGTCCAACCGCAGGACATCGACTACCTGGTCCTGTCCCATCTGCACTTCGACCACGCCGGGAACATCGGCATGTTCACCGGCACCGGCGCGAAGCTGGTGTGCCACGAGAGGGAGAAGGAGTTCGCCTTCGGCTTCGACGGCGCCTTCAACGGTGCCCATCTCAAGGCGGACTACGCGGCGTGTGATTTCGACACCGTCAGCGGCGACACCGAGATCCTGCCCGGCGTCACCCTCATCGAGGCCCCCGGGCACACCCCCGGCACCATGGCGATGAAGGTCGAACTGCCGGAGACCGGGACCATGCTCTTCACCTCGGACGCCGTCTATATGGGTGACTCCTACGGGCCGCCGGCCACCCCCGCCGCCATCGTCAACGATCTGTCCGCCTGGTACGGCTCGGTGGAGAAGCTCCGCGGCATCGCCGAGCAGTCGGACGCCACCGTCGTCTTCGGCCACGACGCCGAGCAGTTGCGCTCGATGCGGCTCGCCCCCAGCGGCTTCTACGCCTGA
- a CDS encoding hydroxyacid-oxoacid transhydrogenase, with protein sequence MSTTAPAGPESVFTYGAPALKFGPGASDEIGYDLAQHGARRVLVITDAGVAATGAPHRIAERMTAFGIEAHVFDGVHVEPTDVSLRQAVDHALASGPWDAFVAVGGGSSIDTAKAVNLLSTNPGELMDYINAPVGRALAPANPLGPLVAVPTTTGTGAESTTICVLDVLELKVKTGISHARLRPTLAVIDPDLTFTQPAGVTAASGMDILCHALESYTARPYDTYPHKRPEQRVPYCGANPISDAWSERALHLLAQSFRTAVRDGDNPQARSDMALAATFAGLGFGNAGVHIPHANAYPIAGRVKDFHPAGYPAHEPMVPHGMAVSLTAPEAFRFTFSARPERHLRAAELLAPGMERPADPAEYLPTAIEQLMRDIGMPNGIGGVGYGEGDIPALVEGAMKQQRLLSTAPRTVTEDDVAGILDRSLTLW encoded by the coding sequence ATGAGCACCACCGCTCCGGCCGGACCCGAGTCCGTTTTCACCTACGGCGCCCCGGCGCTGAAGTTCGGGCCGGGAGCATCCGACGAGATCGGCTACGACCTCGCCCAGCACGGGGCCCGCCGGGTCCTCGTGATCACCGACGCGGGGGTGGCCGCCACCGGCGCGCCGCACCGCATCGCCGAGCGGATGACCGCGTTCGGCATCGAAGCCCACGTCTTCGACGGCGTCCACGTGGAGCCCACCGACGTCAGCCTGCGGCAGGCCGTGGACCACGCGCTGGCGTCGGGCCCGTGGGACGCCTTCGTCGCGGTGGGCGGCGGCTCCAGCATCGACACCGCCAAGGCCGTCAACCTGCTGAGCACCAACCCCGGCGAGCTGATGGACTACATCAACGCGCCGGTGGGCAGGGCGCTGGCGCCCGCGAACCCGCTGGGGCCGCTGGTCGCGGTTCCCACCACCACCGGAACCGGCGCGGAGAGCACCACCATCTGTGTGCTCGACGTCCTGGAACTGAAGGTCAAGACCGGCATCAGCCACGCCCGCCTGCGGCCCACGCTCGCGGTCATCGACCCGGACCTGACCTTCACCCAGCCCGCCGGGGTGACCGCCGCCAGCGGCATGGACATCCTGTGCCACGCGCTGGAGAGCTACACGGCCCGCCCGTACGACACCTACCCGCACAAGCGCCCCGAGCAGCGCGTGCCGTACTGCGGCGCCAATCCCATCTCCGACGCGTGGTCGGAACGGGCGCTGCACCTGCTCGCGCAGTCCTTCCGCACCGCGGTCCGCGACGGCGACAATCCCCAGGCGCGTTCCGACATGGCGCTGGCGGCAACCTTCGCCGGCCTCGGATTCGGCAACGCGGGCGTCCACATCCCCCACGCCAACGCCTACCCGATCGCCGGACGGGTGAAGGACTTCCACCCCGCCGGCTACCCCGCACACGAGCCGATGGTGCCCCACGGCATGGCGGTCTCGCTCACCGCGCCGGAGGCGTTCCGCTTCACCTTCTCCGCCCGGCCCGAGCGGCATCTGCGGGCCGCGGAACTCCTCGCCCCGGGGATGGAACGCCCCGCCGACCCCGCCGAGTATCTGCCCACCGCGATCGAGCAGTTGATGCGCGACATCGGCATGCCCAACGGCATCGGCGGTGTCGGCTACGGCGAGGGAGACATCCCGGCGCTGGTGGAAGGCGCCATGAAGCAGCAGCGACTGCTGTCCACCGCCCCGCGCACGGTCACCGAGGACGACGTGGCCGGCATCCTCGACCGCTCTCTGACGCTCTGGTGA
- a CDS encoding FmdB family zinc ribbon protein produces MAIYELACETGHRFEVIQSYTAPLPSCPECGGATRKIPSSFALGGAATVPPPPERMPQTWKGTYRGDRDYVTDLRRTAESRQKLEDKYPELAGDRRPIVAHEGRYEGAPLRAGDTPSAPSEGAGHGHSHGHSHAHGHDHGHAHGSAKSRPAAGD; encoded by the coding sequence ATGGCCATCTATGAACTCGCCTGCGAGACCGGACACCGCTTCGAGGTGATCCAGTCGTACACCGCACCGCTGCCGAGCTGCCCGGAGTGCGGCGGCGCCACCCGCAAGATACCCAGCAGCTTCGCCCTGGGTGGCGCCGCCACCGTGCCACCGCCGCCGGAGCGGATGCCGCAGACCTGGAAGGGAACGTATCGCGGCGACCGTGACTACGTCACCGACCTGCGGCGCACGGCCGAATCCCGGCAGAAGCTGGAGGACAAGTACCCCGAACTCGCCGGCGACCGGCGGCCGATCGTCGCTCACGAAGGCAGATACGAGGGAGCCCCGCTGCGCGCGGGCGACACACCATCCGCTCCCTCCGAGGGGGCCGGGCACGGCCACTCTCACGGGCACTCGCATGCACACGGCCATGACCATGGCCACGCTCACGGGAGCGCCAAGAGCCGCCCCGCAGCAGGCGACTGA
- a CDS encoding MerR family transcriptional regulator yields the protein MGSGNDGLTPIRDVADHFGLPLSTLHYWERRELVAPTRRAGQRWYDTEQLYRVALIKQWRTTGLIGVEHIAEMLGDGPGRREAVPELIAECERRRAELDEALDYLNRLHACR from the coding sequence ATGGGCAGCGGGAACGACGGGCTGACGCCGATCCGTGACGTGGCCGACCACTTCGGCCTGCCGCTCTCGACGCTCCACTACTGGGAGCGGCGGGAGTTGGTCGCGCCGACCCGGCGGGCGGGGCAGCGGTGGTACGACACCGAGCAGCTCTACCGGGTGGCGCTGATCAAGCAGTGGCGTACGACCGGGCTGATCGGCGTGGAGCACATCGCCGAGATGCTCGGCGACGGGCCGGGTCGGCGGGAGGCCGTGCCCGAGCTGATCGCCGAGTGCGAGCGGCGGCGGGCGGAGCTGGACGAGGCGCTCGACTATCTGAACCGTCTGCACGCCTGCCGGTAG
- a CDS encoding NUDIX hydrolase, which yields MEDATPPPHQPRTEGMPVAAWVPREEWVKTQPQALIASCVVLLDRQGGVLLLRYGPGQPNAGDWWLPGGMLEHGEDPWTAAWRETHEETGVELSPIPRLIGIDHRADVGGTGPVLDCFFYGGTLSDGTSISLSPEHDRYAVFSLNELADTPLAGHAGSLEALHTAAASGTVVCFREGQPV from the coding sequence ATGGAAGACGCCACACCACCGCCGCATCAGCCCCGCACGGAAGGTATGCCCGTCGCCGCCTGGGTGCCCCGTGAGGAGTGGGTCAAGACTCAGCCCCAGGCACTCATCGCCTCCTGCGTCGTACTTCTCGACCGCCAGGGCGGGGTTCTCCTGTTGCGCTACGGCCCCGGCCAGCCGAATGCCGGAGACTGGTGGCTGCCGGGCGGAATGCTTGAGCACGGCGAAGACCCGTGGACGGCGGCATGGCGGGAGACGCATGAGGAGACCGGCGTCGAACTGAGCCCCATCCCGAGGCTGATCGGCATCGACCACCGAGCGGACGTCGGAGGCACCGGACCGGTCCTCGACTGCTTCTTCTACGGTGGAACCCTCTCAGACGGAACCTCGATCAGCCTGAGTCCTGAGCACGATCGGTACGCCGTCTTCAGCCTGAACGAGCTGGCGGACACGCCACTCGCCGGGCATGCGGGCAGCCTTGAAGCGCTCCACACCGCCGCCGCATCGGGGACAGTCGTCTGCTTCCGCGAAGGACAACCGGTGTAG
- a CDS encoding WD40 repeat domain-containing protein, protein MDERTAHPPGENVPSGAGSGSGDGSGSGSGSGSGEHEGEWLRAERDRLREEVAQLRLQVEEQRAAAGADLPGPAPEEAVAGGAGKAADGVLAARVPQQPPTLAAPYAPSAPPGSAPPSAQPRGTGISRRGLLIAGGAAVVAAGTTTAALLALDDGSSSSPRARPRPVTSIPAHPTIRRIATLRGHTGTVGGLWFSPDGQTLASSEADVGNLQLWDVRTHRRIHAPLTSALAAFQSAAISPDGGTLVTGGADRAQFWQLPSLRQSGRSLELSDHTLRPFEVVALSPDGRTLATGGTDGEDLWLWDVASRRQRGKVLTGHEGGVDGLLFSPDGATLAVSSHVGDGVVRLWDVASHRRRGETLTGHQGGVGAMVFSPDSTTLVVSASVGADGLVRLWDTATGTPRGEPLRARTVGVSALAYSGDGKTIVTLGFYSGLTLRFWDAATHKERAKPLELARLSQPTAFTADGLTLATGSYEDHGIRLWRIE, encoded by the coding sequence ATGGACGAGCGGACGGCCCACCCTCCGGGCGAGAACGTCCCCTCCGGCGCCGGTTCGGGCTCCGGCGACGGCTCCGGCTCCGGCTCCGGCTCCGGCTCCGGGGAGCATGAGGGCGAGTGGCTACGGGCCGAGCGCGATCGCCTCCGGGAGGAGGTCGCCCAGCTCAGGCTCCAAGTGGAGGAGCAACGGGCCGCCGCCGGAGCCGACTTGCCCGGCCCCGCCCCTGAGGAGGCGGTGGCCGGGGGTGCGGGGAAAGCAGCGGATGGCGTACTCGCCGCCCGCGTACCCCAGCAGCCGCCAACCCTGGCCGCTCCGTACGCCCCGTCCGCCCCTCCGGGTTCGGCCCCTCCCTCCGCGCAGCCGCGCGGTACGGGGATTTCCCGCCGCGGCCTGCTCATCGCCGGTGGGGCCGCCGTGGTCGCCGCGGGCACAACCACCGCCGCGCTCCTGGCTCTTGACGACGGCTCTTCCTCCTCCCCCCGCGCCCGCCCCCGGCCCGTGACGAGCATTCCCGCCCACCCCACGATCCGCCGCATCGCCACCCTCAGGGGCCACACCGGCACCGTCGGCGGGTTGTGGTTCAGCCCGGACGGGCAGACTCTGGCCTCCAGCGAGGCCGACGTGGGGAACCTCCAGTTGTGGGACGTCCGTACTCACCGGCGGATCCACGCGCCGCTGACCTCGGCCCTCGCCGCCTTCCAGTCCGCGGCGATCAGCCCGGACGGCGGGACGCTCGTCACCGGCGGTGCGGACAGGGCGCAGTTCTGGCAGCTACCGTCCCTCCGCCAAAGCGGCAGGTCACTGGAGCTGTCGGACCACACGCTACGGCCGTTCGAGGTGGTCGCCCTCAGCCCGGACGGCAGGACGCTGGCCACGGGTGGCACGGACGGCGAGGACCTGTGGCTGTGGGACGTGGCGTCGCGCAGACAGCGGGGCAAGGTGCTGACCGGACACGAGGGCGGTGTCGATGGCCTGTTGTTCAGTCCGGACGGCGCGACCCTGGCCGTGAGCAGCCATGTCGGCGACGGGGTCGTGCGGTTGTGGGACGTGGCGTCCCACAGACGACGCGGCGAGACACTGACCGGACACCAGGGTGGTGTCGGCGCCATGGTGTTCAGCCCGGACAGCACGACGCTGGTGGTGAGCGCGAGTGTGGGCGCCGATGGCCTCGTACGGCTGTGGGACACGGCCACCGGCACCCCGCGCGGCGAGCCGCTGCGCGCCCGCACCGTCGGTGTCAGCGCGCTGGCCTACAGCGGGGACGGCAAAACCATCGTCACGCTCGGCTTCTACAGCGGGCTCACCTTGCGTTTCTGGGACGCGGCCACGCACAAGGAACGCGCGAAGCCCCTGGAGCTCGCCCGCCTGTCCCAGCCCACGGCCTTCACGGCGGATGGTCTGACCCTGGCCACCGGCAGCTATGAGGACCATGGCATCCGGCTCTGGCGGATCGAGTAG